From Tiliqua scincoides isolate rTilSci1 chromosome 2, rTilSci1.hap2, whole genome shotgun sequence, the proteins below share one genomic window:
- the CLIC1 gene encoding LOW QUALITY PROTEIN: chloride intracellular channel protein 1 (The sequence of the model RefSeq protein was modified relative to this genomic sequence to represent the inferred CDS: inserted 2 bases in 2 codons), giving the protein MAEEHPQVELFVKAGSDGAKIGNCPFSQRLFMVLWLKGVTFNVTTVDTKRRTETVQKLCPGGQLPFLMYGTEVHTDTNKIEEFLEEVLCPPKYPKLAARNPESNTAGLDVFAKFSAYIKNSNPALNSNLEKGLLKALKFLDNYMITPLPDEVDENSAEDEGQSNRKFLDGDELTLADCNLLPKLHIVKVVCKKYRXISIPEEFXGIHRYLKNAYAREEFASTCPDDEEIELAYELVAKALK; this is encoded by the exons ATGGCCGAGGAGCATCCCCAGGTCGAGCTGTTCGTCAAG GCTGGCAGTGATGGAGCTAAGATTGGGAACTGCCCCTTCTCTCAGCGACTCTTCATGGTCCTTTGGCTGAAGGGAGTGACCTTCAACGTCACTACAGTGGACACCAAGAG GAGGACTGAGACAGTACAAAAGCTCTGCCCTGGAGGTCAGCTCCCATTCCTGATGTATGGAACTGAGGTTCATACAGACACCAACAAAATTGAAGAGTTTCTGGAAGAGGTTCTGTGCCCTCCCAA GTACCCCAAGTTGGCTGCTCGCAACCCTGAGTCCAACACAGCTGGGCTTGATGTCTTTGCCAAGTTCTCTGCCTATATCAAGAACTCAAACCCCGCGCTTAACTCTA ACCTTGAGAAGGGTTTACTGAAAGCACTGAAGTTTCTGGACAATTATATGATAACACCCCTGCCTGATGAGGTGGATGAGAACAGTGCTGAAGACGAGGGCCAATCCAACCGCAAATTCCTTGATGGCGATGAGCTCACGTTGGCCGACTGCAACCTACTACCCAAGCTCCATATTGTCAAG GTGGTGTGCAAGAAATACC GGATTAGCATTCCTGAGGAAT GTGGCATCCACCGCTATCTCAAGAATGCTTACGCCCGTGAGGAATTTGCCAGCACCTGCCCGGACGATGAAGAGATTGAATTAGCTTATGAGCTGGTTGCCAAAGCTTTGAAATAA